CGGAACTGATGAACATATCGATGCTACATTCTCAGTTTCATACAGCTTCAATTCTGCATAGATTACCTCCCTATCCCGATAAATTGTATCCTTGATTTTTTTCTGCTCTGCTAGTATCCGCTCATGTTTATTGAACCTTCCGAAATAAACAAAAGGTCGGTTACATACTAAATTATCCACCATTATGCTGGCATCTCTTCTTAGTTTAATGACTACCTGTAAATCGTAAATTGCTGAATCCAGTCGCTTGGAGGGGAAATTTCTTTTAAGATCTATTGTTTGTTTTGGAATTATTCCAAGCGGGAAAACGCCCGTCTTCTGCTCTTTATTTGAATAGGCGAGATTGTCAAGAAAAACCGAATTGACAAATTCATCATAGGTTAATAGTACCTGCAGAGGTACAAATCTGTCATCAAATTTGTCCTCAAACCAATCAGAAAATAAGTTTAAGTAGGCACTTCTTGTGGAGGTGAACAGCGCTCCGGCAGTTTCTTTAAAATCCCTGATTTCCTCCAATGTATTTTGCGGGATAGTAATTTCCTCTAGGATAGCCATGTCCTTCCTTAAGTTCGGGATAGTAGTCTGAAGCTTCCTTTGATCTGCTGGATATAGAATTCCCAGCTTTACCATTTTCTCCCATATTGCCTTTTCATAAGATGATTCTGGATTATTGAATCCAGCGCTGAACTTCTCAAAATCCGTGATTTTCCGAGAACCAACCTTTTTGATAATTTGCTCGAACAGTCGGTTTTTTGGCAAATTTACTAGCCCCCACCTTTTGGCATTTTCCTGGAAGGTGAGAAAATGTAATCTGTCCCATTTTTCATAGATGACCTCTGCCAGAAAAAAGTGCTTTCTTTCAGTAAAACTGACATTTTTAGAATTGGAGAGAGGGATGACCCGACTTAAGTCTATATCGAATTGTTGCGAGTTATTGATTCTGCCTATTCCCACCCCCGCCAGCATTCCGAAAGGAGTGCACCTATACCTTCCTCTTAGCAGGTACTTGTACACTTTCTTCTTAAGTCTTGGATGTAGTTGCACATATGGTGTACTTCCTAAGGCTTGAAGAAGACTGGGGGAGGATACCGATAATATGCTTAAAATGCTTTCCCAGTTTGAAATTATTTCTGTTTCATCTCTCGGATCTATCGTAAGAAGTGGTGCTCTGAACAAAAAATGCTGCATTCTTTTTTACAGCCATTCTATCTACTTTCTTCAGGTTTTTAAAAGTTTTGTTGAATACAGTAGCAAATCTGTGGCAGACAACCAGATTTTTAGGGTCAACTTTAGCTCTTTGCTGATCGGAATTTGTAATTCTGATATTCTACTGTAGGTTCCGGCTTTTTGGGATTTGTAATCCCGAACCGATTTCGTAGGATTTTCAATCCGGATTATCACCATCAGCCAACAACCAACCGACATCGGAAATCCGGCATCCGACATCTGTACTGACAAAGCCGGAGTATCAATTTTCCAATTTATCAATCTTCGAATCTTTCAATCGAGTCCCGTCCAACCTCCCCCCAATTTTAAATTCTTAATTCTCTCATTTTATATTGATCACCTACCAAACACCCGTCTCCCCTTTAGGGGGCGGGGGTCACAACACCATCCGACGGTCACCCGTCATCAATCATCGGACTTTTCTTCCGTCTTCTTCCTATTTCTCACTTCAACGCTGCCCTACTGCGACTGAAAACTGCGAGTGAAAACCGCGACTTCTCCCTAGCTCCCCGCATGATACCCGCATGATACCCCGTACATACCCGCATGATACTTGGGGTTTTACCCACATTTTCCACATTGTCCATAGTTTCCAGATATTCCATATTTTCCTAAGAATCCATAGAATCCACATATTCCACTTTCGTTTTGATATCCAGCTAGATAGCTCCAGATTTCCCCCATGTTTCACACATAAACTAATCAAAACATGGCAAAACAAGCTGGATATATCAAATTGGAAGGCACCATCGGTGACCTTTCGTTTTACAAAAACCGCGATGGTAACTTCATCGCAAGGCGCAAAGGAGGAGTTACCAAAAAACGCATCCTTACCGATCCCAAATTCCAACGGACCAGGGAAAACATGCAGGAGTTCTCTAAGGCAGCCACCGCAGCTAAATTTCTTAAAAATGCATTTCGGGAAATAGAGCTGAAATCAAATGGAGGCAAACTGCATAACAGACTTTACTCCATAGCAATGAAAGTGGTTAAGTCTGATCCTGTATCAGCCAGAGGCGCACGTAAATTCGAATTGGGAGATATGACACTCTTGCTTGACTTCGAGTTTTCTGAAAAGGCGGTCTTCAGCAATGTACTGAAAAAGCAACCTGAAATTCTAGATGACCCTGCTTCTGTGACAGTCACAATCCCGGAGTTAGTTCCTATGAAATACCTTGTATATTCCCAGGGCTCTACGCATTATAGGTTTTCATTGATTAGGGCAGCTGTTGACTTCGAGGCAAATACCTTTAATACGGAAATAAGTACTGTAGAGCCGATGCTGATCAATAATCTCTCTTCACCGGAGCTGACCTTGTCTCTACCAAAGCCTGGCGTAGCTGGAGAGAAGTACTTCTTTGCCCTGACCTTGGAATTCCTCACTCAAGTCAACGGCAATCAGTATGACCTGAACGACGTATCCCAGAATCCTGCTGTTATTCTTGCGATCAGCTAAATCATGGATCTGGTATTGAACCGGGAATACTATCCCGGAGGTACAAATGGTGTTTTGCTACAGGATGCCAGTATGCTATGCAAATGCATAGAACCTCCTGCAGCCTACTTCAAACCCTTGATCTCCTGTATTGCTGAAGGTATCTATGAACTCGAACTCATCCCGGACAATCAATCGCAGAGGATCAGAATGTTCAGATGCCCAAACGGAATCAGGTCAGGAATACCCATAGAAGTAGAAATAAGTACCATAACAATGGAGCGGAACATAGTCCCGGTGTCTGAAATTACAGGAGAAGGGAGGGGAACGCCTAGCCCAAAAGCTTGGCAAAACCTCCTCGACCTGGTAGGTCAGGCACTTCAACAAGGTGAAAAGGCTACACTGGAGATAAGGAGCTATCCAGAAAATGCCCTAAACCTTACCTTCCATCAGATCGAATGGATGGACTGATGTTTCAGGCAGTAGGGGGAGTCATCGCACTCCTC
This genomic window from Algoriphagus sp. TR-M9 contains:
- a CDS encoding DUF5675 family protein, which produces MDLVLNREYYPGGTNGVLLQDASMLCKCIEPPAAYFKPLISCIAEGIYELELIPDNQSQRIRMFRCPNGIRSGIPIEVEISTITMERNIVPVSEITGEGRGTPSPKAWQNLLDLVGQALQQGEKATLEIRSYPENALNLTFHQIEWMD